A region of the Marinilabiliales bacterium genome:
AAGAGCTACCTTCTTTTCAACCGGGTTGATACGGTGGAGGAGGTATACCGGAAAATTGATGCTGTAACTGCCATGGATATTATGGATGTTGCCAATTATATACTGGACCCGGGATCACTCTCTGAACTTGTTTACACCTGATGCCGGCTATTCTGGCAGGATTATGCTGCCACGGTGCAAAACCTGACCAATATTATATAACATTAAAAGCTGTAACCATGTCATCAGATCATGAGCAAAACAGAGAAAAATATATCATTGCCCACTCAACACCTGAAGATCCGTTGCTTTCAGGACTTAACAGGGAGACACACCTGAAGTTGCTTAACCCTGAGATGCTCTCAGGGCACTACCAGGGAAAGCTCCTTGAAATGATCAGCCTTATGATCGCCCCGTCAAGAATTCTGGAAATCGGCACCTACTCCGGGTACTCAGCCATATGCCTTGCAAGGGGACTTGGTGAAACAGGTGAGCTTCATACTATCGAGAAAAATGATGAGATAAGGGATTTTGCATTGAAATACATTAGGGAGACGGGCCTTGAGAACCGTATAATAATGCATACCGGCGACGCACTGGAAATAATTCCGTCGCTGACCGGGCCGTTTGATCTGGTTTTTATTGACGGTGACAAATCGGAATATATCCGGTATTACGACCTTGCTTTCCCGAAGGTCAGAAAAGGCGGAATAATAATTGCCGACAATGTATTATGGTACAACAAGGTTTACAAACCCGAATTCATAAATGATGAATTTACACGTTACATGTATGAGTTCAACAGGAAGATTGCAAATGACACCCGAGTTGAGAACCTGTTATTGCCTGTCAGGGACGGACTTATGATTATAAGGAAAAAATAGCCCCCGTTACCCCGGCAATAAAACTTTTTTTTGTTTTATTTGTTACTGTTAATAGTTATACACGGCGATCTAAAAAAAAACCTTCATATCCAGCCGCTACTTGCCCATTTTGTGCGTTCGTAGAACAGATAACGTTCACCCGGAACATGAATATGTGCATTTTTACAACTAAAAACATTAACAAATAAGAATATATGGCCAGCTATTCAATAAAAGACCTTGAGGAGCTTTCCGGAATAAAAGCCCATACAATAAGAATATGGGAAAAAAGGTATGGTATAGTGGTTCCGGCCCGGACAGATACAAATATCAGGCTGTACAGTGACAATGACCTTAAAAAACTTCTCAACATTTCCATACTTAACAGGTACGGATTGAAAATATCACATCTTGCCCGGATGGACGAGGAGGAGCTTAAAGATAAGGTGATTCACATATCAAGGGAATCCACAGACACCGGATTGCAAATAGAGAACCTGATTATATCAATGCTTGAACTGGATGAGTGGAAGTTCGACAAGATACTGAACGATACTATAATAAAACTAGGCTTTGAAGATACCCTGGTGCGACTAATGCATCCGTTTTTTGAAAAGATCGGGTTGCTGTGGCAAACCGGATCTATCAATCCCGCCCAGGAACACTTTGTATCAAATCTTCTCCGCCAGAAACTGATCGTTGCAATTGATGGCCAGGCGCCTGTACAACGCGACAATCCGGTCAACTTCATACTTTTTCTTCACGAAAGTGAATTTCATGAGCTGGGGCTCCTTTTCTACTCATATCTGCTGAAAAAGAACGGCATTAAGGTAATATATCTGGGACAGGCCGTTCCCTTTGATGATCTTGAGAAGATCACAAAGATCCAGAAAGCGGAGTATTTCCTCACATCCTTCACAACAGGAATTACTGAAGGAAACCTTGTAAAATATCTTCAGAACCTGTCATCGTCCTTCCCGAACCACAGGATTTTGTATACCGGACTGCAAACGGCAAAAATAAACGGGAGCCTTCCCCAAAATCTTGTCAAAATTGAATCGGTAACCCATTTCAGGCAGTACATAGGCTCAATCCGCTAGAGTATCAGCCCTCCTGGCCACTTACAAGCGCGCATTACCCATCCGGGCAAGATAATATTGCTTGCCGGTAAAACTTATATTGCCCCGGTTTCCCTTTAACAATTAGCTGATATAAGGGGCCCCTGATATACGCATGCCCAAACCTTTGTTCATTTTTTCTTGTTTTCTATTAATCATATTGTTATTTTAAATCATTCTATTTTACTTTTATGCAGTCATTTACAGCTTATTTAACATTTATTTAGACTTTTTCTTATTAAAACATTTGGACACTGTTCATTTTGTGCTTATATTTGTTAAACATTTATAACCTAAAATCTGAACAACAATGACTGCAATAGAATTCAACCATCAGCTCGTAACCCTCGAGAAAAATCTTGAAAGGTTTGCATACAGCCTTACATCCAACCATGAAGATGCAAGGGACCTTGTTCAGGAAACATTTCTAAAGGCATTAACATACAGGGAACAATTTACAGACCAGTCTAATTTAAAAGCCTGGACATTCACTATTTTGAAGAACACTTTCATAAATAATTACAGGAAGGCTGTAAAACAGAATACGACGTTTGACAACACAAAAGATTTGTACTTTCTAAATAAAGCCGGCGATTCGGCCGACTCAAAACCTGAAGGTAACATCTCACTCGAAGAGATCAACAGAAAAGTCGAAGAACTTGATGACGAGTTTAAAATCCCATTCAAAATGCATACTTCAGGCTACAAGTACAAGGAGATCGCCGAAGAGATGGATCTGAACATAGGGACCGTAAAGAGCAGAATATTCTTCAGCAGGAAAAAGCTGATGAAGGCACTCGAAGATTACAATCCCGTCAATCAATGAATTAGCATATAACTGAGTTCACTTACTGAATAATCAAGGCACATTAGTTTTTGTGCAGACATACCTTCAAGAAGCCTTTTAAAAACAGCACCCGTATCCATAAAATGGAGCGGGTGTATGATTTTGTGCCTGCAGGAAATCCTGTTTAAGGAGATTCCTCTGCACGTTCAATCCTGAGGAGATGTATAAGCGGCGTTCCATCGGTAACCTTCAGTAGAAAATATATCCTGAAATCGCCTTTTTCCGTTTCCAGGCTGCCGATGCCATATCTTGATATTTCCTTGCCGCCCTTGTGGAGATATTCAAATTTAACCGGCTTATGTTCGGAAAAGAAATCCCTGAGTATAAGTTCGGCCTGAGATTTGCTGTATACATCTTCGTGATCCGGAACAACCAGTTCAATATTATTATTGAAATGACGTGCAAGGTTCCGCGAATGTCCCTTGCTGAAAGCCTCTGCAATGCCTTCGGGAAGCTCACGCGTTACGGTTGCACCGGTTAGAAATGCAGTCAGCAGAAACAAGGTAATAACCAGGGGGGGCCTGTTTAAAGTTGACATTTCTCAAGGAATTAATCTGTTAATTAAAAAGTCATCAGACAAAGCTTGTATATTTGTAACCTTTACATAACAACAAAAAATAAGCCAATCATTCATTCTGAAATGTTAATGTGAAAAATTATTTGCAATATAATAATTTCAACCTCATTTAGAAAATGAAGATAACCCTTGTTTTTACGGGCAGGACTGAAGAAAAGTACATCAGCGAGGGTATAGATATTTATATTGACCGTCTAAAGCACTACATTCCGGTCGAAATCAAAATAGCTGAAACACCCGGCAAAAAGCGCCGCTCACGTAAAGGAAGTCTGATTATGACTGAACCGGTCCGGCAACCGGGTTCATCGTTACTGATGATACTTGACGAAAAGGGTAAAAAGTTCAACTCTGTCGAATTTTCAA
Encoded here:
- a CDS encoding O-methyltransferase; protein product: MSSDHEQNREKYIIAHSTPEDPLLSGLNRETHLKLLNPEMLSGHYQGKLLEMISLMIAPSRILEIGTYSGYSAICLARGLGETGELHTIEKNDEIRDFALKYIRETGLENRIIMHTGDALEIIPSLTGPFDLVFIDGDKSEYIRYYDLAFPKVRKGGIIIADNVLWYNKVYKPEFINDEFTRYMYEFNRKIANDTRVENLLLPVRDGLMIIRKK
- a CDS encoding MerR family transcriptional regulator, with protein sequence MASYSIKDLEELSGIKAHTIRIWEKRYGIVVPARTDTNIRLYSDNDLKKLLNISILNRYGLKISHLARMDEEELKDKVIHISRESTDTGLQIENLIISMLELDEWKFDKILNDTIIKLGFEDTLVRLMHPFFEKIGLLWQTGSINPAQEHFVSNLLRQKLIVAIDGQAPVQRDNPVNFILFLHESEFHELGLLFYSYLLKKNGIKVIYLGQAVPFDDLEKITKIQKAEYFLTSFTTGITEGNLVKYLQNLSSSFPNHRILYTGLQTAKINGSLPQNLVKIESVTHFRQYIGSIR
- a CDS encoding RNA polymerase sigma factor, which gives rise to MTAIEFNHQLVTLEKNLERFAYSLTSNHEDARDLVQETFLKALTYREQFTDQSNLKAWTFTILKNTFINNYRKAVKQNTTFDNTKDLYFLNKAGDSADSKPEGNISLEEINRKVEELDDEFKIPFKMHTSGYKYKEIAEEMDLNIGTVKSRIFFSRKKLMKALEDYNPVNQ
- a CDS encoding DUF4783 domain-containing protein, yielding MSTLNRPPLVITLFLLTAFLTGATVTRELPEGIAEAFSKGHSRNLARHFNNNIELVVPDHEDVYSKSQAELILRDFFSEHKPVKFEYLHKGGKEISRYGIGSLETEKGDFRIYFLLKVTDGTPLIHLLRIERAEESP
- a CDS encoding 23S rRNA (pseudouridine(1915)-N(3))-methyltransferase RlmH; its protein translation is MKITLVFTGRTEEKYISEGIDIYIDRLKHYIPVEIKIAETPGKKRRSRKGSLIMTEPVRQPGSSLLMILDEKGKKFNSVEFSKLIESAMTAGYKELVFYTGGAWGFPEKTFEKADRVISLSDMTFTHQMVRLILVEQIYRAMTIIRGEPYHHQ